One region of Seriola aureovittata isolate HTS-2021-v1 ecotype China chromosome 15, ASM2101889v1, whole genome shotgun sequence genomic DNA includes:
- the taf1 gene encoding transcription initiation factor TFIID subunit 1 isoform X4 — protein MSDSDSDEDQDRPFSLTGFLFGNINEDGQLEDDSVLDNESKKHLAGLGTLGLGSLITEITANEDGDQEENRDSSSVDAEGWVKSTEDAVDYSDISEVAEDETKKYRQAMGSLKPSRKTDDEDDYDADCEDIDSKLMPPPPPPSLPTSAKKDESSSQTTTVVGEEGDGIILPSIIAPSSTADKVDFSSSSDSESETDRPGQGSGVGGSPDRLNLPLAGIMQKDAAKALPSVTELFPEFRPGKVLRFLRLFGPGKSMPSVWRSARRKKKRKHRDAQPGTPPPEGEPTEQNQEKKSGWIYEYATPPPPEQCLSDDEITMMAPVESKFSQTCGDGDKETESRPKVAEWRYGPAQLWYDMLGVPEDGSSFNYGFKLKDEQSSEPQIQETPKEITETVQEFQRQDDSNDDGDNHDNDDGDEDRAALENELFLMVTQLQWEDDIIWNGEDVKHKGTKTQRASLAGWLPSSMTRNANAYNAQQGLSRSNSQLVPPTPPPMPKISSISGSKREKNNHDNQGEFIFGSKSSQEEDCPWFSIFPIDNEELVYGRWEDNIIWDDQEMDHMLIPPVLTLDPNDENIILEIPDEKEETTSHSPSKENKKENAIKKSRILLGKTGVIKDEPQQNMSQPEVKDPWNLSNDEFYYPKQQGLRGTFGGNIIQHSIPALELRQPFFPTHMGPMKLRQFHRPTLKKYSFGALAQPGPHAVQPLLKHIKKKAKMREQERQASGGGDMFFMRTPQDLTGKDGDLILAEYSEEYAPLIMQVGMATKIKNYYKRKPGKDPGAPDCKYGETVYCHTSPFLGSLHPGQLLQAFENNLFRAPIYLHKMPETDFLVLRTRHGYYIREIVDIIVVGQECPLFEVPGPNSKRANTHIRDFLQVFIYRLFWKSKDRPRRIRMEDIKKAFPSHSESSIRKRLKLCADFKRTDRNLSRDRDFYAYYGFYPEGMDSNWWVLKPDFRLPTEEEIRAMVSPEQCCAYYSMLVAEQRLKDAGYGEKSFFAPEEENEEDFQMKIDDEVRTAPWNTTRAFISAMKGKCLLEVTGVADPTGCGEGFSYVKVPNKPTQQKDDKEPQPAKKTVTGTDADLRRLSLKNAKQLLRKFGVPEEEIKKLSRWEVIDVVRTMSTEQARSGEGPMSKFARGSRFSVAEHQERYKEECQRIFDLQNKVLESTEVLSTDTDSSSAEDSDFEEMGKNIENMLQNKKTSSQLSREREEQERKELQRMLMGEESDRDNKGRKERRKASSLSTSSHKDDDTSSVTSLNSSATGRRLKIYRTFRDEDGKEYVRCETVRKASVIDAYTRIRTTKDDEFIRKFALFDEQHREEMRKERRRIQEQLRRLKRNQEKDKIKGPPEKKAKKVKERPDLKVKLKCGACGAIGHMRTNKFCPLYYQTNAPPSNPVAMTEEQEEELEKTVIHNDNEELIKVEGTKIVLGKQLIESADEVRRKSLVLKFPKQQLPPKKKRRVGSAVHCDYLNKPHKAIHRRRTDPMVTLSSVLESIINDMRDHPNTYPFHTPVNAKVVKDYYKIITRPMDLQTLRENVRKRMYPSREEFREAVEVIVKNSATYNGAKHPITQVAQSMLDLCDAKLKEKEDRLVRLEKAINPLLDDDDQVAFSFILDNIVTQKMMVVPDSWPFHHPVNKKFVPDYYKVIVNPMDLESIRKNISKHKYQNRDAFLSDVSLIHTNSIKYNGPDSPYTKTALDIVNVCKQTLAEYDEHLTQLEKDISTAKEAALDAADLESLDPMTPGPYTPQPADLFDSGASGSLPREPSSLFSEGPLVVAPEKRGGQGRHSRRPGEEESDVDIEGFEEEDDGKPKTPAPAEDAEGDLEDEDDEEEMLLPPRRRVHDQEEEEEEEEDDEGRSNRPAQASVLYQDLLMSDGEDDASEEEGDNPFSSIHLSESGSDSDREVDVRPPPPRRAQETARMGMEQDESMMSYDGDGPDEPHMEDSNVSYGSYEETESRSQMQPSSMGNGEEYGISEEEEEDEEDEARRRGPAVLSQVQLSEDEESEEFRSIGGDSDMDSDN, from the exons ATGTCAGACTCTGACAGTGACGAGGATCAAGATCGACCATTCTCTCTAACGGGCTTCCTCTTCGGAAACATCAACGAAGATGGGCAGCTAGAGGATGACAGTGTTCTGGACAAT GAGTCCAAAAAGCATCTGGCTGGTTTGGGTACTCTGGGTCTGGGCTCACTCATTACAGAGATTACTGCTAATGAAGATGGTGAtcaggaggaaaacagagactCTAGTAGTGTGGATGCTGAAG GTTGGGTGAAAAGCACTGAGGATGCAGTTGATTATTCTGACATCAGTGAGGTTGCTGAGGATGAGACAAAGAAGTACCGTCAGGCCATGGGGTCTTTGAAGCCCAGCAGGAAAACAG ATGATGAGGATGACTATGATGCTGACTGTGAGGATATAGATTCTAAGCTTAtgccacctccaccaccaccaagtCTCCCTACATCTGCTAAGAAAGATGAATCCTCCTCTCAGACCACAACTG TAGTCGGGGAAGAGGGCGATGGCATCATCTTGCCCTCAATTATTGCACCATCCTCTACGGCTGATAAGGTTGActtcagcagctcctctgacTCTGAGTCAGAAACGGACCGTCCCGGCCAGGGCTCCGGGGTCGGAGGATCCCCAGACAGGCTCAACCTCCCTCTTGCTGGCATCATGCAGAAGGATGCTGCCAAAGCACTGCCAAGTGTCACAGAGCTTTTCCCAGAGTTTAGGCCTGGAAAG GTGCTTAGGTTCTTAAGGCTGTTTGGTCCTGGAAAGAGCATGCCATCAGTCTGGAGGAGTGCCCGTAGGAAGAAGAAACGGAAGCACCGGGACGCTCAGCCTGGCACACCTCCTCCAGAAGGAGAGCCCACAGAGCAAAACCAGGAGAAGAAGTCTGGATGGATTTATGAGTATGCAACTCCTCCACCACCAGAGCAATGTCTCTCTGATGATGAG ATAACCATGATGGCTCCAGTAGAATCTAAGTTCTCACAAACTTGTGGTGATGGGGACAAGGAGACCGAGTCTCGACCTAAAGTAGCAGAATGGAGATATGGTCCAGCCCAGCTCTGGTACGATATGCTAGGCGTCCCAGAGGATGGAAGCAGTTTCAACTATGGCTTCAAGCTAAAAGATGAGCAGTCCAGTGAGCCTCAGATTCAGGAAACACCTAAAGAAATAACCGAGACTGTTCAGGAG TTTCAGAGGCAGGACGACAGCAATGATGACGGTGATAatcatgataatgatgatggagatgaggaCAGAGCTGCCCTTGAGAACGAGCTCTTCCTGATGGTTACTCAACTGCAATGGGAGGATGATATTATCTGGAATGGGGAGGACGTAAAACACAAGGGTACAAAGACTCAGCGAGCCAGCCTGGCAGGATGGCTACCTTCTAGTATGACACGCAACGCCAATGCTTACAATGCTCAGCAGG GGCTGTCAAGAAGTAATTCGCAATTGGTGCCACCTACACCTCCACCCATGCCCAAAATTTCTTCAATCTCTGGCTCAAAGcgggaaaaaaacaaccatgATAATCAAGGTGAATTTATTTTTGGGTCAAAAT CCTCTCAGGAAGAAGACTGTCCTTGGTTCTCCATTTTTCCCATTGACAATGAAGAGTTAGTTTACGGACGCTGGGAAGACAACATTATTTGGGATGACCAGGAGATGGATCACATGCTCATACCACCTGTTCTCACACTGGATCCCAATGATGAGAATATCATTCTag AAATTCCTGATGAAAAGGAGGAAACAACGTCACATTCCccatcaaaagaaaataaaaaggaaaatgcaatCAAAAAGAGCCGCATCCTATTGGGAAAGACTGGGGTGATAAAAGATGAGCCACAGCAG AACATGTCCCAGCCCGAAGTGAAGGACCCCTGGAACCTTTCCAATGACGAGTTCTACTATCCCAAACAGCAGGGCCTGAGGGGGACCTTCGGCGGAAACATCATTCAG caCTCCATCCCGGCACTGGAGCTGAGGCAACCCTTCTTCCCCACTCACATGGGGCCCATGAAGCTTCGCCAGTTTCATCGGCCAACTCTGAAGAAGTACTCATTTGGAGCATTGGCTCAGCCAGGTCCTCATGCTGTCCAGCCGCTGCTTAAACACATCAAGAAGAAGGCCAAG ATGCGAGAGCAGGAACGGCAGGCATCAGGTGGAGGAGACATGTTCTTCATGCGAACACCACAGGACTTGACAGGTAAAGATGGAGATCTGATCCTGGCAGAGTACAGTGAGGAATACGCCCCTCTGATCATGCAGGTCGGCATGGCCACTAAGATCAAAAACTACTACAAAAGG aaacctggaaAAGATCCTGGAGCACCTGACTGTAAATATGGAGAGACTGTGTACTGCCACACATCCCCTTTCCTCGGTTCTCTGCATCCTGGACAGCTGCTCCAG gCGTTTGAAAACAACCTTTTCCGTGCTCCAATCTACCTGCACAAGATGCCAGAGACTGATTTCTTGGTTCTCCGAACACGACATGGCTACTACATCAGAGAGATTGTGGACATTATTGTGGTTGGTCAGGAGTGCCCCTTGTTTGAGGTTCCTGGTCCCAACTCCAAACGAGCCAATACCCACATCAGGGACTTCCTTCAG GTGTTCATTTACCGCTTGTTCTGGAAGAGCAAGGATCGGCCCCGGAGGATCCGCATGGAGGATATAAAGAAAGCATTTCCTTCACACTCGGAGAGCAGCATCAGAAAACGACTAAAACTCTGTGCTGACTTCAAACGTACAG ATAGGAATCTGAGCAGGGACAGAGATTTTTACGCCTACTATGGATTTTATCCTGAAG GGATGGACTCGAACTGGTGGGTGCTGAAGCCTGACTTCAGATTACCTACAGAAGAAGAGATCAGAGCCATGGTGTCTCCAGAGCAATGCTGCGCTTACTATAGCATGCTGGTGGCCGAGCAGAGACTCAAG GATGCTGGATATGGTGAGAAATCCTTCTTTGCTCCGGAAGAAGAGAACGAAGAGGACTTTCAAATGAAGATTGACGATGAG GTGCGCACAGCTCCATGGAACACAACAAGAGCCTTCATCTCTGCCATGAAGGGGAAATGCCTGTTGGAGGTTACAGGAGTGGCTGATCCTACAGGCTGTGGAGAGGGTTTCTCCTATGTCAAAGTGCCCAACAAGCCAACTCAGCAGAAG GATGACAAAGAGCCACAACCTGCCAAGAAGACGGTGACTGGGACAGACGCTGACCTGAGGAGACTCTCACTGAAGAATGCCAAGCAGCTGCTGCGCAAGTTTGGTGTTCCAGAGGAAGAA aTCAAGAAGCTCTCTCGCTGGGAGGTGATTGACGTGGTCAGGACCATGTCTACAGAGCAGGCACGTTCAGGTGAGGGACCCATGAGCAAGTTTGCCAGAGGGTCTCGTTTCTCTGTTGCTGAACACCAGGAGCGCTACAAGGAAGAGTGTCAGAGGATCTTTGACCTGCAGAACAA GGTGTTAGAATCGACAGAGGTGCTCTCCACggacacagacagcagctcagcagagGACAGTGACTTTGAAGAGATGGGGAAGAACATTGAGAACATGCTGCAGAACAAGAAGACCAGCTCCCAGCTTTCCcgtgagagagaggagcaggagaggaaggagctgcagaggatGCTAATGGGCGAGGAGAGTGACCGTGACAACAAAGGACGCAAGGAGCGGCGCAAAG CCAGTTCCTTGTCCACCAGCTCACACAAGGACGACGATACGTCCTCTGTCACAAGCCTAAACTCTTCGGCCACAGGACGACGGCTGAAGATCTATCGCACCTTCAGGGATGAGGACGGCAAGGAATATGTCCGCTGTGAGACAGTACGCAAGGCATCAGTCATTGATGCCTACACCAGGATCAGAACCACCAAGGATGACGAATTCAT ACGAAAGTTCGCCCTCTTCGATGagcaacacagagaggagatgaggaaggagCGCAGACGTATTCAGGAGCAGTTGAGGAGACTGAAGAGAAACCAAGAGAAGGACAAGATCAAGGGACCCCCAGAGAAGAAGGCCAAGAAGGTCAAAGAGAGACCAGACCTCAAGGTAAAA CTAAAGTGCGGCGCATGTGGAGCCATAGGACACATGAGGACCAACAAGTTCTGCCCACTGTACTATCAGACCAATGCCCCGCCTTCTAACCCAGTTGCCatgacagaggagcaggaggaggagctggaaaagaCCGTCATCCACAACGACAATGAGGAACTGATCAAAGTGGAGGGCACCAAGATTGTACTTGGCAAACAGCTCATTGAGAG tGCTGATGAGGTCCGCAGGAAGTCTTTAGTGCTCAAGTTCCCCAAGCAACAGCTCCcaccaaagaagaaaagacgtgtAGGCAGTGCTGTGCACTGTGACTATCTCAAT AAACCACATAAGGCCATCCACCGCAGACGCACTGACCCCATGGTGACCTTGTCTTCTGTGCTAGAGAGCATCATCAACGACATGCGCGATCACCCCAAT ACATATCCATTCCACACACCAGTCAACGCCAAGGTTGTGAAGGACTATTATAAGATCATCACTAGACCCATGGACCTGCAGACACTGAGGGAGAATGTACGCAAACGGATGTACCCGTCGAGGGAGGAGTTCCGTGAAGCAGTGGAGGTTATCGTCAAAAACAGCGCCACCTACAATG GGGCAAAGCATCCGATAACACAGGTAGCACAGTCCATGCTGGACCTGTGCGATGCTAAACTGAAGGAG aagGAGGACAGGCTGGTGAGGCTGGAGAAAGCCATCAACCCACTGttggatgatgatgatcaggTGGCCTTCTCCTTCATCCTGGACAACATAGTGACCCAGAAAATGATGGTGGTTCCTGAT TCATGGCCATTCCATCATCCTGTCAACAAAAAGTTTGTGCCTGATTATTATAAGGTGATTGTAAACCCCATGGATCTGGAATCCATCCGCAAG AACATCTCAAAACACAAATACCAGAACCGAGATGCCTTCCTTTCAGATGTCAGTCTTATCCACACCAACAGCATCAAGTACAATG GCCCAGACAGTCCTTACACCAAGACAGCCCTGGATATTGTCAATGTGTGCAAGCAGACCTTGGCGGAG tACGATGAGCACTTGACCCAGTTGGAGAAGGACATCTCGACTGCTAAAGAGGCAGCTCTGGATGCAGCAGACTTGGAGAGTCTGGACCCAATGACTCCAGGGCCATACACACCACAG CCTGCTGATCTGTTTGACAGCGGGGCTTCAGGGAGTCTGCCCAGAGAGCCCAGCAGCCTTTTCTCTGAGGGACCTCTAGTGGTTGCTCCAGAGAAGAGAGGGGGGCAG GGACGCCACAGCAGAAGACCTGGGGAGGAAGAGTCAGATGTGGACATTGAAGGCtttgaggaggaagatgatggcAAACCCAAGACTCCTGCTCCT GCAGAGGATGCAGAAGGAGATCTTGAGGacgaagatgatgaagaggagatgTTACTGCCACCTCGCAGACGGGTGCACGaccaggaggaagaagaggaggaggaagaagatgatgaaggaAGATCGAACCGCCCTGCCCAAGCCAGCGTGCTGTACCAGGACCTGCTCATGTCTGATGGAGAGGATGACGCCAGTGAAGAGGAGGGCGACAACCCTTTCTCCT CCATTCACCTGTCGGAGAGCGGCAGCGACTCTGACAGAGAGGTGGATGTGCGACCTCCACCTCCACGGAGAGCTCAAGAGACAGCACGCATGGGTATGGAGCAGGATGAGAGCATGATGTCATACGATGGTGATGGACCTGATGAGCCTCACATGGAAGACAGCAACGTCAG TTACGGCAGCtatgaggagacagagagccGCAGTCAGATGCAGCCTTCTAGCATGGGAAATGGAGAAGAATACGGcatcagtgaggaggaggaggaagatgaagaagatgaagcaCGGAGGAGAGGACCAGCTGTGCTCTCCCAGGTCCAACTAAGTGAAGACGAGGAGAGCGAAGAGTTCAGATCTATCGGGGGAGACAGCGACATGGACTCTGACAACTAG